A region of Moorena producens PAL-8-15-08-1 DNA encodes the following proteins:
- a CDS encoding S66 peptidase family protein, translating into MRAGFSVCQLPPPLKPPDVLRVIVPSGTLREVDAFNRGIEIWGSRGYHVQLPQNWNAREGYLAGTDSQRRQQLLEACLDPKCRGILCGRGGYGSARLLEDWTWPEQLKWLIGFSDITALLWSLGQIGISGVHGPLLTTIAGEPEWSLKRLFDWVEGRPIAPLKGVGWGGGKVSGVLLPANLTVATHLLGTPLQPSLSGVILALEDVTEAPYRIDRMLTQWRMSGAMAGVKGIALGRFSRCAPPKDVPSWTVEEVLRDRIWDLGIPVVSDLPFGHDGVNAALPVGQLVELDAEAGTLSWVGG; encoded by the coding sequence ATGAGGGCTGGTTTTTCTGTATGCCAGCTACCACCACCATTAAAACCGCCAGATGTATTGCGGGTAATTGTTCCGAGTGGAACCTTGCGTGAGGTTGATGCTTTCAATCGGGGGATTGAGATTTGGGGATCCCGTGGCTACCATGTTCAATTACCACAGAACTGGAACGCTAGGGAAGGTTACCTAGCTGGGACTGATAGTCAGCGACGCCAACAGTTGCTCGAAGCCTGTCTTGACCCCAAATGTCGGGGCATTCTCTGTGGTAGAGGAGGTTATGGTAGCGCTAGACTTCTGGAAGACTGGACATGGCCAGAACAGTTGAAGTGGTTGATTGGTTTTTCTGATATTACTGCTTTACTGTGGAGTCTTGGTCAGATTGGGATTTCGGGTGTTCATGGTCCGTTATTGACTACTATTGCTGGTGAACCGGAATGGTCACTCAAGCGCTTGTTTGATTGGGTGGAAGGACGACCCATAGCTCCCTTGAAAGGGGTTGGTTGGGGAGGTGGTAAAGTTTCTGGTGTGTTGCTACCGGCTAATCTTACAGTCGCTACTCATCTGCTGGGTACACCCCTACAACCTTCCTTATCAGGAGTTATTCTTGCTCTCGAAGATGTCACCGAGGCTCCCTACCGCATTGACCGGATGTTGACTCAGTGGCGCATGAGTGGTGCAATGGCCGGGGTGAAAGGTATTGCCTTAGGGCGGTTTAGCCGTTGTGCTCCTCCCAAGGATGTTCCTAGCTGGACTGTGGAGGAAGTTTTGCGCGATCGCATTTGGGATCTCGGTATACCGGTTGTCTCTGACTTGCCTTTCGGTCACGATGGGGTTAACGCTGCTCTTCCTGTCGGACAGCTGGTTGAACTAGATGCTGAGGCCGGGACGTTGAGTTGGGTTGGAGGTTAG
- the hemE gene encoding uroporphyrinogen decarboxylase has protein sequence MAESSQVPYLLRAARGEELERPPVWMMRQAGRYMKVYRDLRDKYPSFRERSENPDIAIEISLQPWKAFKPDGVILFSDILTPLPGIGIDFDIVESKGPIINQPIRTQEQIDQLHLLDLEKFGFIREILKALRDEVGNKAAVLGFVGAPWTLGAYAIEGKSSKNYSIIKGMAFSQPAMLHQFLGKLADAIAIYVRYQINSGAQVIQMFDSWAGELSPQDYETFALPYQQRVVQQVKATHPDTPFILYISGSAGVLERMGQSGVDMVSVDWTVDMAEARARLGPDMKVQGNIDPGVLFGSQAFIRDRIVDTIRKAGHKGHILNLGHGVLPGTPEDNVRFFFETAKKANELMAVHA, from the coding sequence ATGGCTGAGTCAAGCCAGGTTCCTTATTTGTTGAGGGCGGCTCGTGGTGAGGAGTTAGAGCGCCCCCCTGTGTGGATGATGCGACAGGCAGGTCGTTATATGAAGGTTTATCGCGATTTACGGGATAAGTATCCGAGTTTTCGCGAGCGCTCCGAAAATCCCGACATAGCGATTGAGATTTCTCTACAACCCTGGAAAGCGTTTAAACCAGATGGAGTGATTTTGTTCTCTGATATTCTAACTCCATTGCCAGGGATTGGTATCGATTTTGATATTGTCGAAAGTAAAGGGCCAATCATTAACCAACCGATTCGTACCCAGGAACAAATTGACCAGCTACATCTGTTGGATTTAGAGAAATTTGGGTTTATCCGGGAAATTTTGAAGGCGCTACGGGACGAAGTCGGCAATAAAGCAGCAGTGCTAGGTTTTGTCGGTGCTCCCTGGACTTTGGGCGCTTATGCCATTGAGGGTAAAAGTTCTAAAAATTACTCCATCATTAAAGGAATGGCGTTCTCACAACCAGCTATGCTACACCAATTCTTGGGTAAGCTAGCTGATGCGATCGCTATCTATGTCCGTTACCAAATCAATAGCGGTGCTCAGGTCATACAAATGTTTGACTCTTGGGCAGGTGAACTGAGTCCCCAAGACTACGAAACCTTTGCCTTACCCTATCAGCAGCGAGTAGTACAGCAGGTTAAAGCCACTCACCCAGATACCCCGTTCATTCTCTATATCAGTGGTAGCGCTGGAGTGCTTGAACGCATGGGACAGTCCGGGGTTGATATGGTCAGCGTAGACTGGACCGTAGACATGGCAGAAGCTAGAGCAAGATTGGGTCCTGATATGAAAGTTCAGGGCAATATCGACCCAGGAGTGCTCTTTGGGTCACAAGCTTTTATTCGCGATCGCATTGTCGATACTATTCGCAAAGCTGGCCACAAAGGTCATATCTTAAATCTCGGTCATGGTGTTTTACCCGGCACTCCAGAAGATAATGTTAGATTCTTCTTTGAAACTGCCAAAAAGGCAAATGAATTAATGGCTGTTCATGCATAA
- a CDS encoding IS607 family transposase: MYLTPIEAQEKFGYHPRTLARWAEAGRIECIRSPGGHRRYLASSIEQLIDGVDSRSVVLYARVSTRSQSEDLASQIEYLGRNYPNCRCYSEYGSGLNFKRQKFINLMEKVAESEIKTIVIAHKDRLCRFGFDFVEWFCSLHKCQIVVLNNTYKSPQQELMDDFMSIMHCFSSKLYFLRRYEKDIKSTVIKMDKPNKV, from the coding sequence ATGTACCTCACTCCAATTGAAGCTCAGGAAAAATTTGGATATCACCCCAGGACTTTAGCTAGGTGGGCAGAAGCCGGAAGGATTGAATGCATTAGATCACCTGGAGGGCATCGTCGTTATTTGGCAAGTTCGATAGAGCAACTGATAGATGGGGTGGATTCTCGTTCCGTGGTTCTCTACGCCAGAGTCTCTACTAGGTCTCAGTCAGAGGATCTAGCCTCTCAGATTGAGTATCTAGGTCGGAACTACCCAAATTGTCGGTGCTATTCAGAGTATGGATCTGGGCTGAATTTCAAGCGCCAAAAATTCATTAACTTAATGGAAAAAGTCGCAGAGTCAGAGATCAAGACCATCGTAATCGCTCACAAAGACAGGCTTTGCCGATTTGGCTTCGACTTTGTGGAGTGGTTTTGTTCTCTCCACAAGTGCCAGATAGTGGTATTGAACAACACTTACAAGTCCCCTCAGCAGGAACTTATGGATGATTTTATGTCTATAATGCACTGTTTTAGCTCCAAGCTTTACTTTCTTCGTCGCTACGAGAAAGACATTAAGTCTACCGTCATAAAAATGGACAAGCCAAACAAAGTGTAA
- a CDS encoding zinc ribbon domain-containing protein, translated as MPRPKKVGVTKKISTSHVPVTGMTKSVETELLSTMKKLGVVRSESYNKLGSINHWGIDSKKSFREVRTFRSPESLGLPSKLMDWTVCDVAKAIAAQQAACIDAVVKKVYRKFPGKENQARRKEYATQLKTLSFLDNPLLHRWIRKEYQRGHSWVRNQIVYQQPGYKCKRLSRNTYQLELAGLTRGKRNKVVVRSNRKIKGQIRVIYNQDLQRFEVHFLVDHGTVEIPSERRSIGVDKGYTEAFYDSDGQAHGKGLGRSATKKSDRICAKNRNRGKLWALHRKLETIDPAKSARILENNLTRKTERRRYRQNQAELTAIIGAASKSLFNGEALKVFAEDLTQPIRNKRQSKVMSRRLTSWMKGKMRDSLQKWANWTGSVVIEVQPSYTSQIDSRNGTLLGHRTGDNFTGYDGVVLQADHNAALNILARGTDFEITRHMSRVEVHAVLLRRTARCLEGLGLDLLDAVAIGILDSKHSRSQAFKQLLNVI; from the coding sequence ATGCCCAGACCCAAAAAAGTAGGAGTGACAAAGAAAATATCGACTTCACACGTCCCCGTAACGGGGATGACTAAGTCGGTTGAGACTGAGCTACTGTCTACTATGAAAAAGTTAGGTGTCGTCAGATCTGAGTCCTACAACAAATTAGGAAGTATCAACCATTGGGGTATTGACTCGAAGAAGTCATTTAGAGAGGTCAGAACCTTCAGAAGCCCTGAATCGTTGGGGTTACCTTCTAAATTGATGGACTGGACAGTTTGTGATGTGGCGAAAGCGATCGCTGCACAACAAGCCGCCTGCATTGATGCGGTAGTCAAAAAGGTTTACCGGAAGTTCCCCGGAAAAGAGAATCAAGCTAGACGGAAGGAATATGCCACGCAGCTTAAGACTTTGTCTTTTCTGGACAACCCCCTACTTCACCGATGGATAAGGAAAGAGTATCAGCGTGGACATTCCTGGGTCAGAAATCAAATAGTCTACCAGCAACCTGGGTACAAGTGCAAAAGACTGTCCCGTAATACTTACCAGTTAGAATTAGCTGGACTCACTAGAGGAAAAAGGAATAAGGTCGTTGTTAGGTCTAACCGGAAGATAAAAGGTCAGATCCGAGTGATCTACAACCAAGATTTGCAAAGGTTTGAAGTTCACTTTCTGGTAGATCATGGCACCGTTGAAATTCCTTCTGAACGCCGGAGCATTGGGGTAGATAAGGGTTACACAGAGGCTTTCTATGATTCAGATGGTCAGGCTCACGGCAAAGGACTAGGAAGATCCGCCACTAAGAAATCAGATCGCATTTGTGCCAAGAACCGCAATAGAGGGAAGCTGTGGGCACTACACAGAAAACTAGAAACAATAGATCCAGCTAAGTCTGCTAGGATACTAGAGAATAATCTAACCAGAAAGACAGAACGCCGCCGTTACAGACAGAACCAAGCTGAACTGACGGCGATAATAGGAGCAGCTTCTAAGTCTCTTTTCAATGGAGAAGCTCTAAAAGTTTTTGCAGAAGATTTAACACAACCAATACGAAATAAGCGCCAGTCGAAAGTGATGTCTCGCCGACTAACTAGTTGGATGAAAGGAAAAATGAGAGACTCCTTGCAGAAATGGGCTAATTGGACTGGTTCGGTTGTGATAGAAGTCCAGCCTAGCTACACGTCGCAAATTGACTCTAGGAATGGCACCCTATTGGGGCACAGAACTGGGGACAATTTTACCGGATATGATGGGGTCGTGTTGCAGGCTGACCATAATGCTGCATTGAACATCCTTGCTCGTGGTACCGACTTCGAAATTACTCGGCATATGAGCAGAGTAGAAGTTCACGCAGTGTTATTGCGTCGTACCGCGCGTTGCCTAGAAGGGTTGGGACTGGATCTACTTGATGCTGTCGCGATTGGTATTCTCGACAGCAAACATAGCAGGTCTCAGGCTTTTAAGCAACTCCTCAACGTGATTTGA
- a CDS encoding NAD-dependent epimerase/dehydratase family protein: MTSKRIFITGASGCIGHYITEALSLDTDHELYLLVRNPDKLKFDDLKFGDKGRAGITILKGDLRQIEDFGDLLKTMDAAILAATAWGGQQETFDINVVKTIELINLLDPTVCEQVIYFSTASVLDRNNQLLKEAGELGTEYIYSKYTCLKRLSQLASAPKITTLFPTLVLGGDETKPYSHLSSGLPDIVKWINLIRWFRADGSFHFIHAQDIAQVVRYLIDHHPSQPLSAEAEWMSSGRLVLGCQPLSVNQAVEEVCKYLGKQIYFRLPLFIWLANIFIVLFRIQMDPWSRFSLNYRHFIYHNPVNPTTFGLPTYCPTLTDVLKVSGISRD, from the coding sequence ATGACCTCTAAGCGGATTTTTATCACTGGTGCTAGTGGCTGCATTGGTCACTACATCACTGAAGCCTTAAGTCTCGACACTGACCATGAGTTGTATTTGTTAGTCAGAAACCCTGACAAATTAAAGTTTGACGACTTGAAGTTTGGCGACAAGGGGCGTGCTGGCATTACCATTCTAAAAGGTGACCTGCGCCAGATTGAAGACTTTGGTGACTTGCTCAAGACCATGGATGCGGCAATTCTGGCAGCAACCGCTTGGGGAGGGCAACAGGAAACATTTGATATTAACGTTGTCAAAACTATCGAGTTAATCAACTTGCTTGACCCTACTGTTTGTGAGCAAGTAATTTATTTCTCTACTGCTAGCGTATTGGATAGGAATAACCAATTACTCAAAGAAGCTGGTGAACTTGGAACAGAATATATCTATTCCAAATACACTTGTCTGAAGCGCTTATCCCAATTAGCGTCCGCTCCTAAGATTACTACCCTCTTTCCTACCTTGGTACTAGGGGGAGACGAAACTAAACCCTACTCCCATCTGTCATCGGGACTCCCAGATATTGTCAAATGGATTAACTTGATTCGTTGGTTTAGAGCTGATGGCAGTTTCCACTTCATCCACGCCCAAGATATTGCTCAGGTCGTGCGATACCTGATTGATCATCATCCCTCTCAACCATTGAGTGCAGAAGCAGAGTGGATGTCTAGTGGTAGATTGGTTTTAGGTTGTCAGCCGTTGAGTGTCAACCAAGCCGTAGAAGAAGTTTGTAAGTATCTTGGTAAACAAATTTATTTTCGCCTACCATTGTTTATCTGGCTTGCCAATATCTTTATTGTGCTGTTCCGGATTCAGATGGATCCTTGGAGTCGGTTTTCCTTGAATTACCGACATTTTATTTATCACAACCCCGTTAATCCAACCACCTTTGGTTTACCGACTTACTGTCCTACACTTACTGACGTTCTGAAAGTTAGTGGCATTAGCAGAGATTAG